Genomic window (Candidatus Rokuibacteriota bacterium):
TCAGCACGAGCCGCGTCAGGAGCGGCGTCGGCCTCTTGGGCGTGAGGTCGAGGACGGGCCGGCCGGAGGCGTCCGTCTTGTTGGCCGGGTTCAGGAAGCGCACGGAGAACTCCTCGCGCACCTTGCCGAGCCCTTGGAGAAAGCTCCCCGCCGGGCCCGCGAGCGCCTTGGGCGCGTCGCCCTTGTTGACCTGGTTGAGCTCGGGCGTGTAGACCCAGAGGTGCGTGCCGTCAGACACGATCTGCTGGGGCGACGGGCTCTTGTACTCCCAGCGCATCTTGCCGCCCTTTTTCAAATACACCGTGCCCTCGGCCTTGACGTCCTGCCCCAGGCTCTTGTTCCACGCCACCTGTTTAAAGTCGGCCCGCAGGTCGGTCATCTTGCCGTACGTCGCTTCGACCGCGTCCACCACCTGCTCCAGCTCCTGCGCCCCCGCCGTCACCGCGAACAAGATGATGGAGGCGACAGCTAGAAGAGCAGCCCGCAGAAGTTGCGGTCGGCGTGCCGGGGGATGCCCCCCGAACCCCCGTGCGGTTGGGGGTACGCAGTTCGAGCTGAGCGACGGCCGACGAGCGCCAAGCGAGGAGCGTCGCGAGGCGAGGCCCGAGTTGATCGGCGCCCCCGGTGCGCCGGCCGCAACTTCTGCGAGAGCCCGGCAACGCGCGCCCCTCACCCTGCCCTCTCCCCCGAGGGGAGAGGGTGTCTGTGACGAGCGCACTACTTCCCCCGCTTCGCCAGGTACTCGGGGCCGACCAGGATCTCGCGGGGCTTGGCGCCCTGGCCGGGACCGATGATGCGATCCTGCTCCATCATGTCGATGAAGCGCGCAGCCTTCGGGTAGCCGAGCCCAAGCCGTCGCTGGAGGAAGGAGATCGAGCCCGCGCGCTGGGAGATCACGAGGGTGACCGCGTCCCAGTAGACGTCATCCCGGCCCTCGTCGCCGCCACCGCCCTCCTCCTCGATCACCGGCAGCTCGACCTTCTCGTAGACCGCCGAGCCCTGCTTGCGCAGGAATTCGCAGACGGCCTTGACCTCGTTGTCGGCGACCCAGGAGCCGTGCACCCGCATCTGGCGCGACGCTCCGGGCGGCACGAAGATCATGTCGCCTCTGCCCAGGAGCTGCTCCGCCCCGTTGCCGTCGAGCACGGTGCGGGAATCCACCTTGCTTGCCACCTGGAAGGCGATGCGCGTCGGGAAGTTGGCCTTGATGAGACCCGTGACCACGTCGACGGACGGCCGCTGGGTCGCGATGATGAGGTGGATGCCGACGGCGCGCGCGATCTGCGCCAGGCGCACCAGCGAGTTCTGGACGTCGCCCGCCGAGACCATCATGAGGTCGGCCAGCTCGTCCACGACGACGACCCAGTACGGCAGCTTCTCCTCGGGCGCCACTTCCTTGTTGTAGCCCTCGATGTTGCGCACGGCCTTGGCCTGGAGCGCCTTGTAGCGCTCGTCCATCTTGCCGACGATCCACCTGAGCCGTGCCGAGGCCTCCTTGGCGTCGGTGACGACGGGCGCCAGGAGATGCGGGATGCTCTCGTAGATGCCGAGCTCGAGCCGCTTGGGATCGATCAATAGAAATCGCACGTCGGCGGGCGTCGCCTTGTACAGCAGCGAGCAGATCATGGTGTTGATGCCGACACTCTTGCCGCTGCCGGTCGAGCCCGCGATGAGGAGATGCGGCATGGACGTCAGGTCGGCGACCACCGGGTTGCCCGTGGTGTCCTTGCCGAGGGCCAGCGGCAGCTTACCCTTGGACTCGACGAATTCCGGCGAGACGAGGATCTCGCGCAGGTAGACCGTGGCAATCTGCGGATTCGGCACCTCGACGGCGACCGTGCCGCGCCCCGGGATGGGTCCGATGATGCGGACCGCCGCGGCCTTCATGGCCAGCGCCAGGTCGTCGGCCAGGTTGACGACCTGGCTGACCTTGACGCCGGCCGCCGGCTCGAACTCGTAGGAGGTGATGACGGGGCCGGGACTCGCCTGGACGATGTGGCCGGTGACACCGAAGTCCTCGAGCTTCT
Coding sequences:
- a CDS encoding outer membrane lipoprotein carrier protein LolA; the protein is MTAGAQELEQVVDAVEATYGKMTDLRADFKQVAWNKSLGQDVKAEGTVYLKKGGKMRWEYKSPSPQQIVSDGTHLWVYTPELNQVNKGDAPKALAGPAGSFLQGLGKVREEFSVRFLNPANKTDASGRPVLDLTPKRPTPLLTRLVLTLDPKENYIVRQAVLYDQLQNTVTMSFNRVLVNPGLSDTLFAFTPPKGTAVVPLEIR
- a CDS encoding DNA translocase FtsK; amino-acid sequence: MASTASEREQGRWVREVKGILALALSGFGFVALYAFDPTLHLLDQTSPVGPVGVWLGWVFFWAFGYAGYLFPVLLAGYGASAFIRSRMVTGWPAAAGLGLLLISVTGILTRMSDTLLEQRIHKGGVLGWAVSEALRVSVGSVGTSIILLAIIPVAVLFITRVSLHVMSRAAGDRLSGLPFFRGKKTAGATSRSAASVRLDPAVEPDGDAAPPRLVVKEPAKLKASLVEKGLAWQETFDFGKGGARAFQLPSVGLLQPPPASELKRTREELEANAQTLKKKLEDFGVTGHIVQASPGPVITSYEFEPAAGVKVSQVVNLADDLALAMKAAAVRIIGPIPGRGTVAVEVPNPQIATVYLREILVSPEFVESKGKLPLALGKDTTGNPVVADLTSMPHLLIAGSTGSGKSVGINTMICSLLYKATPADVRFLLIDPKRLELGIYESIPHLLAPVVTDAKEASARLRWIVGKMDERYKALQAKAVRNIEGYNKEVAPEEKLPYWVVVVDELADLMMVSAGDVQNSLVRLAQIARAVGIHLIIATQRPSVDVVTGLIKANFPTRIAFQVASKVDSRTVLDGNGAEQLLGRGDMIFVPPGASRQMRVHGSWVADNEVKAVCEFLRKQGSAVYEKVELPVIEEEGGGGDEGRDDVYWDAVTLVISQRAGSISFLQRRLGLGYPKAARFIDMMEQDRIIGPGQGAKPREILVGPEYLAKRGK